The proteins below come from a single Xenopus tropicalis strain Nigerian chromosome 9, UCB_Xtro_10.0, whole genome shotgun sequence genomic window:
- the scrn3 gene encoding secernin-3 isoform X1: protein MPTKTWRSSCLFLSELILVKAKSWVQSAVCSCIFLTMEPCSCDTFVALPPATVGNRIIFGKNSDRPHDEVQEIVYFSGKCYAAGEKLECTYIEIEQVKQTYAVVLSRPSWLWGAEMGANEFGVCIGNEAVWGKEDIGKEEALLGMDLVRLGLERARTAEEAVDVIVSLLDQYGQGGNCNEDTTPFLYHNSFLIADRKEAWILETAGDFWAAEKVEEGIRNISNNFSITTKIDREHPKTRPHASNNSWWDGVQEFNFAGAYSWHYPSKSSSHGDRYCEGYKLLKKHNGNMTAEAMIEILSDKRSGVNMEGSFRTTGSMVSILPQDPNQPCCHFFTGTPDPSRSVFKPFIFAPQIEQLPKTASPSFGSDDPVKQLPRFQTRPDRRHELWRKHESALKNMGNEMLGKMKNLEKQKLKEVECILNGGDVDPASLAMLFPNSVEDEIKIYG from the exons ATGCCAACCAAAACATGGCGGAGCAGTTGCCTATTCCTGAGTGAGCTAATACTAGTGAAGGCTAAATCGTGGGTACAGTCTGCAGTTTGCTCTTGT atCTTTCTCACTATGGAACCTTGCTCATGTGACACATTTGTTGCGCTTCCTCCTGCAACCGTCGGCAACAGAATCATCTTTGGGAAGAATTCCGATCGACCCCATGATGAAGTACAAGAAATTGTTTACTTTTCAGGAAAATGTTATGCAGCTGGTGAGAAACTGGAG TGCACATACATAGAAATAGAACAGGTGAAACAGACGTATGCAGTGGTTTTAAGTCGACCGTCCTGGCTATGGGGGGCCGAGATGGGAGCGAATGAGTTTGGCGTTTGCATTGGAAATGAAGCCGTGTGGGGAAAGGAGGATATTGGTAAAGAAGAGGCTCTCTTGGGCATGGATCTTGTGAG gcttGGACTGGAAAGAGCTAGGACAGCAGAAGAAGCAGTGGACGTCATTGTTAGCTTGTTAGACCAATATGGCCAAGGGGGAAATTGCAATGAGGACACAACACCCTTTCTGTATCACAACAGTTTCCTCATTGCTGACAGAAAGGAAGCTTGGATATTAGAAACTGCTGGTGATTTTTGGGCCGCTGAGAAAGTTGAAG AAGGCATAAGGAATATATCCAACAACTTTTCTATTACCACCAAGATTGATCGCGAACACCCTAAAACAAGACCCCATGCCAGTAACAATAGTTGGTGGGATGGCGTTCAGGAATTTAATTTTGCAGGAGCATATTCATGGCACTACCCTTCAAAATCATCATCTCACGGAGACAGATACTGCGAAGGCTATAAACTGCTCAAGAAGCACAACG GAAACATGACGGCTGAAGCAATGATAGAAATACTTTCTGACAAGAGAAGTGGCGTTAATATGGAAGGATCATTCAGGACAACGGGAAGCATGGTGTCTATTCTGCCACAGGACCCCAACCAGCCATGCTGCCACTTCTTTACTGGTACACCAGATCCTTCCAG ATCCGTTTTTAAGCCATTCATATTTGCACCACAGATTGAGCAGCTTCCAAAAACAGCATCACCATCTTTTGGTTCAGATGACCCTGTCAAGCAACTTCCCCGATTTCAAACCAGACCTGACAGGAGGCATGAGCTGTGGAGGAAACATGAATCTGCCCTGAAAAACATG GGAAATGAAATGTTGGGGAAGATGAAGAATCTGGAAAAACAGAAGCTTAAAGAGGTGGAATGTATATTAAATGGTGGAGATGTGGATCCAGCGTCACTGGCAATGCTCTTTCCCAACAGTGTGGAAGATGAGATAAAGATTTATGGATAA
- the scrn3 gene encoding secernin-3 isoform X2: protein MEPCSCDTFVALPPATVGNRIIFGKNSDRPHDEVQEIVYFSGKCYAAGEKLECTYIEIEQVKQTYAVVLSRPSWLWGAEMGANEFGVCIGNEAVWGKEDIGKEEALLGMDLVRLGLERARTAEEAVDVIVSLLDQYGQGGNCNEDTTPFLYHNSFLIADRKEAWILETAGDFWAAEKVEEGIRNISNNFSITTKIDREHPKTRPHASNNSWWDGVQEFNFAGAYSWHYPSKSSSHGDRYCEGYKLLKKHNGNMTAEAMIEILSDKRSGVNMEGSFRTTGSMVSILPQDPNQPCCHFFTGTPDPSRSVFKPFIFAPQIEQLPKTASPSFGSDDPVKQLPRFQTRPDRRHELWRKHESALKNMGNEMLGKMKNLEKQKLKEVECILNGGDVDPASLAMLFPNSVEDEIKIYG, encoded by the exons ATGGAACCTTGCTCATGTGACACATTTGTTGCGCTTCCTCCTGCAACCGTCGGCAACAGAATCATCTTTGGGAAGAATTCCGATCGACCCCATGATGAAGTACAAGAAATTGTTTACTTTTCAGGAAAATGTTATGCAGCTGGTGAGAAACTGGAG TGCACATACATAGAAATAGAACAGGTGAAACAGACGTATGCAGTGGTTTTAAGTCGACCGTCCTGGCTATGGGGGGCCGAGATGGGAGCGAATGAGTTTGGCGTTTGCATTGGAAATGAAGCCGTGTGGGGAAAGGAGGATATTGGTAAAGAAGAGGCTCTCTTGGGCATGGATCTTGTGAG gcttGGACTGGAAAGAGCTAGGACAGCAGAAGAAGCAGTGGACGTCATTGTTAGCTTGTTAGACCAATATGGCCAAGGGGGAAATTGCAATGAGGACACAACACCCTTTCTGTATCACAACAGTTTCCTCATTGCTGACAGAAAGGAAGCTTGGATATTAGAAACTGCTGGTGATTTTTGGGCCGCTGAGAAAGTTGAAG AAGGCATAAGGAATATATCCAACAACTTTTCTATTACCACCAAGATTGATCGCGAACACCCTAAAACAAGACCCCATGCCAGTAACAATAGTTGGTGGGATGGCGTTCAGGAATTTAATTTTGCAGGAGCATATTCATGGCACTACCCTTCAAAATCATCATCTCACGGAGACAGATACTGCGAAGGCTATAAACTGCTCAAGAAGCACAACG GAAACATGACGGCTGAAGCAATGATAGAAATACTTTCTGACAAGAGAAGTGGCGTTAATATGGAAGGATCATTCAGGACAACGGGAAGCATGGTGTCTATTCTGCCACAGGACCCCAACCAGCCATGCTGCCACTTCTTTACTGGTACACCAGATCCTTCCAG ATCCGTTTTTAAGCCATTCATATTTGCACCACAGATTGAGCAGCTTCCAAAAACAGCATCACCATCTTTTGGTTCAGATGACCCTGTCAAGCAACTTCCCCGATTTCAAACCAGACCTGACAGGAGGCATGAGCTGTGGAGGAAACATGAATCTGCCCTGAAAAACATG GGAAATGAAATGTTGGGGAAGATGAAGAATCTGGAAAAACAGAAGCTTAAAGAGGTGGAATGTATATTAAATGGTGGAGATGTGGATCCAGCGTCACTGGCAATGCTCTTTCCCAACAGTGTGGAAGATGAGATAAAGATTTATGGATAA